One Fuerstiella marisgermanici DNA window includes the following coding sequences:
- a CDS encoding FHA domain-containing protein, producing MVAVLQPVKPGKIIAIDRAVVLVGRSSDCDNVINGSQKISRRHCCLVQVDTDYYVRDLGSMNGVWLNNERVNREAKLSIGDRLTIGDVEFLFHPNARIEQKKNIAAPPKQPAASAPTKPKQPTSNSAAAQVDNEKHRPDRAASELARPPKNTGLNNVDDGSELDDVIPLDELEREEAQQFETNEYEVIDEPIGDDDPRDDILMFDDEDDED from the coding sequence ATGGTGGCCGTACTTCAACCAGTCAAACCGGGCAAGATCATTGCGATTGATCGCGCGGTAGTTTTGGTTGGGAGAAGTTCTGACTGCGACAATGTGATCAACGGCAGTCAGAAAATTTCGCGACGGCATTGCTGCCTCGTACAGGTCGACACCGACTATTACGTGCGCGATCTGGGCAGCATGAATGGCGTGTGGCTCAACAACGAACGGGTGAACCGGGAAGCGAAACTGTCAATCGGTGACCGGCTCACGATTGGTGACGTTGAGTTTCTATTTCATCCGAACGCTCGGATCGAGCAGAAAAAGAATATCGCCGCTCCGCCGAAGCAGCCTGCTGCCAGTGCACCCACAAAGCCGAAGCAACCAACCAGCAATTCCGCAGCGGCGCAGGTCGACAATGAAAAACACCGGCCGGATCGTGCAGCTTCGGAACTCGCCCGACCGCCGAAAAACACAGGGCTCAACAATGTCGACGATGGGTCCGAGCTGGATGACGTGATTCCTTTGGATGAACTGGAGCGTGAAGAGGCTCAGCAGTTCGAAACAAACGAATACGAAGTGATCGACGAACCAATCGGCGACGACGATCCGCGCGACGACATTCTGATGTTCGATGACGAAGACGACGAGGATTAG
- a CDS encoding response regulator, with translation MVIKTPKPYELLIADDSRRFRETLRELLEPEEGLRLHEVESGEEAIEYAQDVKIDIVLLDMHMHVMTGLETLRELKCLDALRPCILITSEATEKLRQDALEADAWSVLSKPVYRAELRLTVSEALQDAYQNPGASDLGSVATGF, from the coding sequence ATGGTCATCAAGACACCAAAACCTTACGAATTACTGATCGCTGACGACAGCCGCCGTTTCCGGGAGACTCTTCGTGAACTTCTGGAACCGGAAGAAGGGCTGCGCCTGCACGAAGTCGAATCGGGCGAAGAAGCGATTGAGTACGCTCAGGACGTGAAAATCGACATTGTGCTGCTCGACATGCACATGCACGTGATGACCGGCCTTGAAACTCTGCGAGAACTCAAGTGCCTTGATGCTCTGCGTCCGTGCATTCTGATTACTTCCGAGGCCACGGAAAAGCTGCGTCAGGACGCTCTGGAAGCCGATGCCTGGTCAGTTCTTAGCAAGCCCGTTTACCGGGCGGAACTGCGTCTTACGGTTTCTGAAGCGCTGCAGGATGCGTATCAAAATCCCGGCGCGTCGGATTTGGGCAGCGTCGCGACCGGCTTCTAG
- a CDS encoding sulfatase family protein: MLRFLTVIQPSGHRASGLLLARGPARFVCAVLLCVGFDGLFGQEVVGESAAPNIVVILADDMGYGDIQALNNKSTIPTPNLNGLAKDGMTFLDAHSPSAVCTPTRYGLLTGRYCWRGQLKKGVLGGYSKPLLEDGRPTIANLLKDNGYNTGAVGKWHLGMQMPLKSDEANTSVWQGDPGIDFEGVITNSPVHHGFDSYFGVSASLDMAPYVYVRNDRFTMPPSIQQAAKPFPHFIRKGPRSEDFVMADVLDKLTQEAVAFIKKSSQEQKPYFLYMPLTGPHKPALPHDRFRGTTKLKEYGDFVHQVDWTVGEVLKAIDATEAADNTLVIFTSDNGSYMRRFDDPDQKDHVDDTKVQGYKAAHHTANGVLRGTKADIWEAGHRVPFFARWPANTAAGSRTDATTCLTDIYATCAAIVGAEIADNAAEDSASLLDILNGKSHDRGAPVIHHSVAGMFAIRDGRWKLVAGNGSGGREAPKGQPFGKPYQLFDLKAELAESNDVAADHPELVQSLATRLQKLIDAGRSVQRQ, translated from the coding sequence ATGCTTCGATTCCTTACTGTCATTCAACCCAGTGGTCATAGGGCGTCCGGTCTTCTGTTGGCCCGTGGACCGGCCAGATTTGTCTGTGCCGTCCTTTTGTGCGTTGGTTTCGACGGCCTGTTTGGCCAGGAAGTCGTCGGTGAGTCTGCCGCGCCGAACATTGTCGTCATTCTGGCTGACGATATGGGCTATGGCGACATCCAGGCATTGAACAACAAGTCGACGATTCCAACGCCAAACCTGAATGGCCTGGCGAAGGACGGAATGACGTTTCTTGACGCTCATTCGCCATCCGCTGTCTGCACGCCGACTCGCTACGGGCTATTGACGGGCCGCTATTGCTGGCGCGGTCAGTTGAAGAAAGGAGTCCTTGGCGGATACAGCAAACCGCTGCTGGAGGACGGTCGACCCACGATCGCGAACCTATTAAAGGACAACGGCTACAACACGGGCGCGGTCGGAAAATGGCATCTGGGAATGCAGATGCCTTTGAAATCAGACGAAGCTAATACGTCGGTCTGGCAAGGTGACCCAGGAATCGATTTCGAGGGCGTCATCACAAACAGCCCGGTTCACCACGGATTCGATTCTTATTTCGGCGTCTCGGCATCGCTGGATATGGCCCCGTATGTCTACGTACGCAACGATCGGTTCACGATGCCGCCATCGATTCAGCAGGCTGCGAAACCTTTTCCGCATTTCATTCGCAAGGGGCCGCGGTCGGAAGACTTTGTGATGGCAGACGTCCTGGATAAGTTGACGCAGGAAGCCGTGGCGTTCATTAAGAAGTCTTCGCAGGAACAGAAACCGTACTTCCTTTACATGCCGCTGACCGGGCCTCACAAGCCAGCGTTACCCCATGATCGTTTTCGAGGCACGACCAAGCTGAAGGAATACGGCGACTTCGTGCATCAGGTCGACTGGACGGTTGGTGAAGTCTTGAAAGCAATTGATGCGACGGAAGCGGCAGACAATACGCTGGTGATCTTTACTTCAGACAATGGTTCGTACATGCGTCGCTTTGACGATCCAGACCAGAAGGATCATGTGGACGATACCAAAGTCCAGGGCTACAAGGCCGCTCACCACACGGCCAACGGCGTGCTGCGAGGCACCAAGGCGGACATCTGGGAGGCTGGTCATCGCGTCCCGTTTTTCGCACGCTGGCCAGCAAACACCGCAGCTGGGTCCCGCACCGACGCGACGACTTGTCTGACCGATATATATGCAACCTGTGCTGCGATTGTTGGTGCAGAGATCGCTGACAACGCCGCCGAAGACAGTGCTTCGTTGCTGGACATTCTCAACGGTAAATCGCACGATCGAGGTGCTCCCGTGATTCACCATTCGGTCGCTGGCATGTTTGCCATTCGTGACGGTCGCTGGAAACTGGTCGCTGGCAACGGTTCCGGCGGTCGAGAAGCTCCGAAAGGCCAGCCGTTTGGCAAGCCCTATCAGTTGTTCGATCTAAAGGCGGAACTGGCGGAATCGAACGACGTTGCCGCCGACCATCCTGAACTCGTGCAGAGTCTTGCAACGCGGCTTCAGAAATTGATCGACGCTGGCCGCAGCGTGCAGCGGCAGTAA
- a CDS encoding HlyD family efflux transporter periplasmic adaptor subunit, translating into MAESTQSTSQEMVASNQRPIPLRRRADLVVAEIDYLGVGYQVIKDPVGLKYHRLQVEQYKILDLLDGTRSLEQVREDLKKFFPTLQVTLSDIQQLITDLYKKSLVTSDRPGQGAAMIRERSKEKKQKLKQSLMSLLYLRLPGWDPERTLQWMYPYLVWMFWKPLVWTLMAFVVSAWLMLGAQFDEFQSRLPEFQSFFGWPNLIYLWITLGAAKVIHEFGHGLSCHHFGGECHEMGVMLLVFSPCLYCDVTDSWMMKNKWHRIIIGAAGMYIEVIISAIAIYVWWFTKPGMLHYLALNTFFVTTITTVIFNANPLMRFDGYYMMSDFLEIPNLRAKSDKMLRESFSWYCLGIESRPDPFMPETGKAWFVTYAIAAWCYRWVILVSISMFLYTVLKPYDLQSLGITLCVFSMAGIVFSMFKNVYQIVATPRAEPMNKIKIFISLSVAIGAAWLILTMPIPWYHQAPFYMEPVNVAHVTSGPLPGQILPPESYRKIHEEIQAQQKSVFDQIIWSEAERQLNQTKFDLLADLPSPDEYSKLPQPGDYVKEGDVVAIIEDMQAVRLRDEIASSLQLWLTQGQVVAQYLAAEGSGQQSDSTLQIHRAKVEMTKLRDQMLNLAQVLGDRVVLAPISGKVVASDRVPEPQRDDVDRTKIHRWHGTPLDPENAGCVVEAGTELMKIAPTDELQAVLYIDQADREDLLDDMEIELKLDQLPDISYTAPVTLVSRRGEKVAPEALTTKYGGTLATRPDDKGQETLTSTAYRATVEMHFIHPESKSDAALIKPGMRGKARILVEDRTVFQWLKRYFFETFRFRL; encoded by the coding sequence ATGGCTGAGTCCACTCAATCCACGTCTCAGGAAATGGTCGCTTCTAATCAGCGACCGATTCCGCTGCGCCGTCGAGCCGATTTGGTTGTCGCGGAAATCGACTACCTGGGCGTGGGCTATCAGGTCATCAAAGATCCGGTCGGTCTGAAATATCACCGGCTGCAGGTGGAACAGTACAAGATCCTGGACCTGCTGGATGGTACTCGTAGTCTGGAACAGGTTCGTGAGGACCTGAAGAAATTCTTTCCGACGCTGCAGGTCACACTCAGCGACATTCAGCAGCTAATCACCGACCTGTACAAGAAAAGTCTGGTGACCAGCGATCGCCCCGGGCAAGGGGCCGCGATGATCCGGGAACGCTCGAAGGAAAAGAAGCAGAAGCTAAAACAGTCGCTGATGAGTCTGTTGTATCTGCGACTGCCAGGCTGGGACCCGGAACGCACTCTGCAATGGATGTATCCATACCTCGTGTGGATGTTCTGGAAACCACTTGTCTGGACGCTAATGGCGTTTGTCGTCAGTGCGTGGTTAATGCTGGGAGCTCAGTTCGACGAATTTCAAAGCCGTCTGCCTGAATTCCAAAGCTTCTTCGGCTGGCCCAACCTGATCTATCTGTGGATCACTTTGGGGGCCGCCAAAGTCATCCATGAATTCGGGCACGGTCTAAGCTGTCATCATTTCGGGGGCGAGTGTCACGAAATGGGAGTGATGCTGCTGGTGTTCAGCCCCTGTCTGTATTGTGATGTGACAGATTCGTGGATGATGAAGAATAAGTGGCATCGCATCATCATCGGTGCGGCCGGGATGTACATCGAAGTCATAATTTCCGCCATCGCGATCTATGTCTGGTGGTTTACCAAGCCAGGCATGTTGCACTATCTGGCGTTGAACACGTTCTTCGTAACCACGATTACCACGGTTATTTTCAATGCCAACCCGTTGATGCGATTCGACGGGTACTACATGATGAGCGACTTCCTCGAGATACCGAATCTGCGAGCGAAGTCGGACAAAATGCTGCGAGAATCGTTTTCGTGGTACTGCCTTGGCATCGAAAGCCGGCCCGATCCGTTTATGCCGGAAACCGGCAAGGCGTGGTTCGTCACCTACGCGATAGCCGCGTGGTGCTACCGTTGGGTCATTCTGGTTTCGATCAGCATGTTCCTCTACACAGTGCTGAAGCCATATGACCTGCAAAGTCTGGGAATCACGCTGTGTGTATTTTCGATGGCTGGCATCGTGTTTTCCATGTTCAAAAATGTCTACCAGATTGTGGCCACACCAAGGGCGGAGCCAATGAACAAGATCAAAATCTTCATTTCGCTTTCTGTGGCTATCGGCGCGGCGTGGCTGATTTTGACGATGCCGATTCCATGGTATCACCAGGCACCATTTTATATGGAGCCTGTCAACGTGGCCCACGTAACGAGCGGCCCATTGCCGGGGCAAATTTTGCCCCCAGAGTCGTATCGCAAAATCCATGAGGAAATTCAGGCTCAACAGAAATCTGTGTTCGATCAGATCATCTGGTCCGAAGCAGAACGTCAGCTGAATCAGACGAAGTTCGATCTGCTGGCAGACCTTCCTTCTCCCGATGAATATTCGAAACTGCCGCAGCCCGGTGACTACGTCAAAGAAGGTGATGTCGTCGCCATTATTGAAGACATGCAGGCAGTTCGCCTGCGCGATGAAATTGCCAGCAGCCTGCAATTGTGGCTCACACAGGGACAGGTTGTCGCTCAGTATCTCGCGGCTGAAGGATCCGGTCAGCAATCGGATTCAACGCTTCAAATACATCGCGCCAAAGTCGAAATGACCAAGCTGCGAGACCAGATGCTGAACCTGGCTCAAGTGTTGGGTGACCGAGTCGTGTTGGCACCGATTTCCGGCAAGGTTGTCGCGTCCGACCGCGTCCCTGAACCGCAGAGAGACGATGTCGATCGTACAAAAATTCATCGCTGGCACGGCACACCGCTGGATCCCGAAAACGCGGGTTGCGTTGTCGAAGCCGGCACGGAACTGATGAAGATCGCTCCAACGGACGAGCTTCAGGCTGTCCTGTATATTGACCAGGCCGACCGTGAAGACCTTCTGGATGATATGGAAATTGAACTGAAGCTGGATCAGCTTCCAGACATCAGTTACACGGCACCGGTCACACTGGTTTCTCGCCGCGGCGAAAAGGTGGCTCCCGAAGCACTCACAACCAAGTACGGCGGCACGCTGGCGACTCGCCCGGACGACAAGGGCCAGGAAACGCTGACCAGCACGGCTTACCGAGCGACCGTGGAGATGCACTTCATCCACCCGGAAAGCAAAAGCGATGCTGCGTTGATCAAGCCAGGAATGCGGGGCAAAGCCAGAATCCTGGTGGAAGACCGCACCGTGTTCCAATGGCTGAAACGCTACTTCTTCGAAACCTTCCGCTTCCGACTGTAA
- the metK gene encoding methionine adenosyltransferase: protein MANYFFTSESVSMGHPDKVSDQVSDGILDALLAQDPMSRVACETLCTTDLVVLSGEITTSAEVDYVEVARQVIREIGYTSDDIGFNADTCKVLNYLHSQSADIAMGVDRDGAGDQGLMFGYACDQTPELMPVAIAFSHRIINLLAEKRQKGEVNWLRPDSKSQVTVEYDGAKPVRIDAIVVSTQHSADVSQAEISEYVKKVIKEAIPNDLLDDKTKYHINPTGNFVIGGPHGDTGLTGRKIIVDTYGGWGRHGGGAFSGKDSTKVDRSAAYMGRYVAKNIVAAGLATECEVQLAYAIGVADPVSVRVDTNGTATVPEEKIQKAVQEIFPLNPKGIIDHLGLRKPIFRHTAHGGHFGRTEEEFKWEATDMVDALKAAVS from the coding sequence ATGGCGAATTATTTTTTCACGAGCGAATCTGTCAGCATGGGCCATCCGGACAAGGTTTCGGATCAGGTTTCGGACGGAATTCTCGATGCCCTGCTGGCTCAGGACCCAATGTCGCGCGTGGCCTGTGAAACTCTGTGCACCACGGACCTCGTCGTGCTTTCAGGCGAAATCACGACGTCCGCCGAAGTCGATTATGTGGAAGTCGCTCGCCAGGTCATTCGTGAAATCGGTTACACCAGCGACGACATCGGATTTAATGCCGACACCTGCAAGGTGCTGAATTACCTTCACAGCCAAAGTGCCGACATCGCAATGGGCGTCGACCGTGATGGAGCGGGCGACCAGGGCCTGATGTTCGGTTATGCGTGTGACCAAACGCCCGAACTGATGCCCGTGGCAATCGCATTTTCGCACCGCATCATCAACCTGCTGGCCGAAAAACGCCAAAAGGGCGAAGTGAACTGGCTGCGCCCGGACAGCAAAAGTCAGGTGACCGTCGAATATGATGGAGCCAAGCCGGTCCGCATCGATGCGATCGTGGTTTCCACCCAGCACTCAGCGGATGTGTCTCAGGCAGAAATTTCTGAGTACGTTAAGAAGGTGATCAAGGAAGCCATTCCTAATGACCTGCTGGACGACAAGACAAAGTATCACATCAACCCGACCGGCAACTTTGTGATCGGTGGTCCTCACGGTGACACCGGTTTGACCGGACGCAAAATCATCGTCGACACTTACGGCGGTTGGGGCCGTCACGGCGGCGGAGCGTTCTCTGGCAAAGATTCGACCAAGGTTGACCGATCGGCCGCCTACATGGGCCGGTACGTTGCCAAAAATATCGTCGCGGCAGGTTTAGCTACCGAATGCGAAGTGCAACTGGCCTACGCCATCGGTGTGGCAGATCCAGTCAGCGTGCGAGTTGACACCAACGGCACAGCGACGGTTCCGGAAGAGAAGATCCAAAAGGCCGTTCAGGAAATCTTCCCGCTGAACCCCAAGGGAATTATCGATCACCTCGGACTGCGGAAACCCATCTTCCGCCACACCGCTCATGGAGGTCACTTCGGCCGCACTGAAGAAGAATTCAAGTGGGAAGCAACGGACATGGTCGACGCGTTGAAGGCAGCAGTGAGCTAA
- a CDS encoding replication-associated recombination protein A, which translates to MNLFAAEEEQNREQARPLAARMRPRTLDEFAGQQHILGEGKLLRRMLDADRIGSVIFYGPPGIGKTSLAELIAKHTKRRFRRLNATMAGVKDVRELLAEAENSLAADGTQTVVFIDELHRFSRSQQDILLPDVESGTISLIGATTANPFFSLVAPLISRSQIFEFKELDTTELLQLLNTALNDPDRGLGNTGVTADEDALELIATLSDGDARRSLMALEIAALSVAATTKKVDRAVAVESLQKRVIRFDPNGDDHYDVASAFIKSIRGSDPDASLYWLARMLESGEDPRFIARRLVIAASEDVGNADPQALLIATAAFQATETIGMPECRINLSQATTYLACAPKSNAAYKAIDAALHDVRNQTVLPVPMHLRDGHYKGAEKLGHGKGYKYAHDSEDGWVAQDYLGVEKQYYEPVARGHEVQFLDWVNHLRQQRAADSEQ; encoded by the coding sequence ATGAACCTATTCGCTGCCGAAGAAGAACAAAACCGCGAACAAGCACGCCCATTGGCCGCTCGCATGAGGCCTCGGACGCTGGATGAATTCGCCGGGCAGCAGCATATCCTTGGCGAAGGAAAGTTGCTGCGCCGAATGCTGGACGCCGACCGGATCGGATCCGTCATTTTTTACGGCCCGCCGGGCATCGGCAAGACATCGCTAGCCGAACTGATCGCCAAACACACAAAGCGACGCTTCCGCAGACTCAACGCCACCATGGCGGGAGTCAAAGACGTTCGCGAACTGTTGGCCGAAGCGGAGAACTCACTCGCCGCCGATGGCACTCAAACGGTCGTCTTCATCGACGAACTTCACCGCTTTAGCCGCAGCCAGCAGGATATCCTGCTGCCCGATGTCGAAAGCGGCACGATTTCGCTGATTGGTGCGACGACAGCCAATCCGTTCTTCTCCCTGGTCGCACCTCTGATCAGCCGCAGCCAGATTTTTGAATTCAAAGAACTGGACACGACGGAACTGCTGCAGTTGCTGAATACAGCACTCAATGATCCCGATCGAGGGCTCGGAAACACGGGCGTGACGGCGGACGAAGACGCGTTGGAACTGATCGCCACTCTCTCCGACGGCGATGCGCGACGTTCGCTGATGGCTCTGGAAATAGCGGCGTTGTCAGTGGCGGCGACAACAAAGAAAGTCGATCGTGCCGTCGCTGTCGAGTCGCTGCAAAAACGCGTGATCCGGTTCGATCCGAACGGCGATGACCACTATGACGTTGCGAGTGCATTCATCAAGAGTATCCGCGGCAGCGATCCGGATGCGTCGTTGTACTGGCTGGCGCGTATGCTGGAATCGGGCGAAGATCCTCGCTTCATCGCGCGTCGGCTGGTGATCGCAGCTTCAGAAGACGTCGGCAACGCTGACCCGCAAGCACTATTGATCGCCACTGCGGCATTCCAGGCCACAGAAACGATCGGCATGCCGGAATGCCGCATCAATTTGTCTCAGGCCACGACCTATCTGGCCTGCGCCCCAAAATCCAACGCCGCCTACAAAGCCATCGACGCCGCGTTGCACGATGTCCGCAACCAAACCGTGCTGCCTGTGCCCATGCACCTTCGCGACGGACACTACAAAGGAGCCGAAAAACTGGGCCACGGCAAGGGCTACAAGTACGCTCACGATTCGGAAGACGGCTGGGTCGCACAGGATTATCTGGGCGTCGAAAAGCAATACTACGAACCCGTCGCGCGAGGTCATGAAGTTCAGTTTCTGGACTGGGTCAACCACCTCCGCCAGCAACGAGCGGCTGACAGCGAACAGTAG
- a CDS encoding redoxin domain-containing protein — protein sequence MNLAIVLTASVFAANANADQTISDFTLSSHRGVDWSLDSVADSKLVVVAFLGTECPLARLYGPRLSELQNRYQAKDVAFVGIDANTQDSMTEISAYVARHKITFPMLKDVGNRVADQFKAERTPEVFLLDQNRTVRYRGRVDDQYLVGRSRDKVRRKDLAIAIDELLAGKDVSVAATEAIGCHIGRVRKTEPHGDVTWSNQIVRIFNKSCVECHRSGEIAPFQLEKYDDVIGWEDTILEVIADNRMPPWFANPKHGTFSNDARLSPEEKQLIRTWVKNGMPQGNAADLPEPPKFVKGWRMPKADQVIKVREEAFEIPADGIVDYQYFTVDPGWKEDKFVTAVEARPDNVAVVHHIIAYIVPAGSEDRKTQDRRMLVGYAPGSTPQVLDNGTAIHIPAGSKLVFEMHYTPNGTKQKDLSYIGVKFTDKSNVKKLLRGAAVLNTKFEIPAGAANHKVEADFRLKSDQMLIEMSPHMHLRGKSFRYEAFYPDGTHEILLDVPNYDFNWQLTYELAEPKRLPKGTRIHCTAIFDNSKHNLVNPDPGSSVTWGDQSSEEMMIGFLSGVDADPITTETAVSGD from the coding sequence GTGAACCTTGCGATTGTCCTGACAGCTTCTGTATTCGCCGCGAATGCGAATGCTGATCAAACGATTTCGGACTTCACTCTGTCATCCCATCGCGGAGTTGACTGGTCTTTGGATAGTGTTGCCGACAGCAAACTGGTTGTCGTCGCGTTTCTTGGGACCGAATGTCCGCTTGCCCGACTTTATGGGCCGCGTTTGAGCGAACTCCAAAATCGCTACCAAGCGAAGGACGTCGCCTTCGTCGGGATCGATGCGAACACTCAGGACAGCATGACGGAGATTTCCGCGTATGTTGCTCGACACAAAATCACGTTCCCGATGCTTAAAGATGTGGGCAATCGCGTGGCTGATCAATTCAAAGCCGAAAGGACGCCGGAAGTATTTCTGCTGGACCAGAATCGCACGGTTCGCTACCGAGGTCGCGTCGACGATCAGTATTTGGTGGGCCGCTCGCGAGACAAGGTGCGTAGGAAAGACCTGGCAATCGCAATTGATGAACTGCTCGCTGGCAAAGATGTCAGCGTCGCAGCGACCGAAGCCATCGGTTGCCATATTGGCCGAGTCCGCAAAACGGAGCCTCATGGCGATGTCACGTGGTCGAACCAGATCGTCCGGATCTTCAACAAGTCCTGTGTCGAATGCCATCGGTCGGGCGAAATCGCACCGTTCCAGCTTGAGAAATACGACGACGTCATAGGCTGGGAAGACACGATTCTGGAAGTCATCGCGGACAACCGCATGCCGCCCTGGTTCGCCAATCCCAAGCACGGCACTTTCAGCAACGACGCTCGCTTATCACCCGAAGAAAAGCAGTTAATTCGCACGTGGGTCAAAAACGGCATGCCGCAAGGGAACGCTGCAGATTTGCCGGAACCACCAAAGTTCGTCAAAGGGTGGCGAATGCCCAAGGCGGATCAGGTGATTAAAGTCCGGGAGGAAGCGTTCGAAATCCCAGCAGACGGGATCGTCGACTACCAATACTTCACAGTCGATCCGGGCTGGAAGGAAGACAAATTCGTGACTGCTGTTGAAGCTCGCCCCGACAACGTCGCGGTCGTGCATCACATTATCGCCTATATCGTGCCTGCCGGTTCAGAGGACCGCAAGACGCAGGACCGGCGAATGCTGGTGGGTTACGCCCCTGGCTCAACACCTCAGGTCTTGGACAACGGAACGGCGATTCACATTCCTGCTGGCAGCAAACTGGTGTTTGAAATGCACTACACGCCCAACGGAACAAAGCAAAAAGACCTTAGCTACATCGGTGTGAAGTTCACCGACAAAAGCAACGTGAAAAAGCTGCTTCGCGGAGCGGCGGTCCTCAACACCAAGTTTGAAATCCCGGCTGGTGCCGCCAATCACAAAGTCGAAGCCGATTTTCGCTTGAAGAGTGATCAGATGCTGATCGAAATGTCGCCGCACATGCACCTGCGAGGCAAGTCGTTCCGTTACGAAGCGTTCTATCCGGATGGAACTCACGAAATTCTGTTGGACGTTCCCAACTACGATTTCAACTGGCAACTCACCTACGAACTTGCCGAACCCAAACGTCTTCCCAAAGGGACTCGAATTCACTGCACCGCCATATTCGATAACTCGAAACACAACCTCGTCAATCCAGACCCTGGCAGTTCGGTCACATGGGGTGATCAGAGTTCGGAAGAAATGATGATCGGCTTCTTAAGCGGCGTGGACGCAGATCCGATCACGACGGAAACCGCAGTCTCAGGCGACTAA
- a CDS encoding efflux RND transporter periplasmic adaptor subunit: MKTAILFVAAMLLVPPAVTGQDATGWDSPHAIRPEQQRVEVKDRVEIAADVPGKITELKATARGDTVSKGDIVVRLNSSLVEAQLKEAEAKADSNVLIEYADKSLDAAKFKLQTKQGANKVAKERNIDVPPFSADEIRQLELEVIKGEAELAKSKEDKHFAGLARDTKNVELEQYYIKAEIGGIVTDTHKRAVGSAVRQGDPILTVVNLEEVFVVLTVSPKYESQINIGDKVLVRRVFADSAAQEDNSGGGFLRRKPVAEGSATPTSLPAAQNAQTDVKTFVGEITYIGSSQKNEANLMEIEAVVRNELAGPGKYWLREGANIDAVILPAK, encoded by the coding sequence ATGAAGACAGCCATTCTATTCGTCGCCGCAATGCTGCTCGTTCCACCGGCAGTGACCGGTCAGGACGCCACCGGTTGGGATTCTCCGCACGCGATTCGTCCCGAACAGCAGCGAGTCGAAGTGAAAGACCGAGTCGAAATTGCGGCCGATGTGCCCGGCAAGATTACGGAGCTAAAGGCCACAGCGCGTGGCGACACGGTTTCGAAAGGCGACATTGTCGTGCGGCTGAATTCGTCACTGGTGGAAGCCCAGTTGAAGGAAGCTGAGGCTAAGGCAGATTCGAACGTTTTGATTGAATACGCCGACAAGAGTCTGGACGCCGCAAAGTTCAAGTTGCAGACTAAACAGGGCGCAAACAAAGTGGCGAAGGAAAGGAACATTGACGTCCCGCCCTTTTCCGCCGACGAAATCCGGCAGTTGGAACTCGAAGTCATCAAGGGCGAAGCCGAACTGGCCAAGTCAAAGGAAGACAAGCACTTTGCCGGCCTTGCTCGCGACACAAAGAACGTCGAACTGGAACAGTACTACATCAAGGCTGAAATCGGTGGAATTGTCACGGACACTCATAAGCGAGCGGTCGGGTCCGCTGTTCGCCAGGGCGATCCGATTCTGACGGTGGTCAATCTGGAAGAGGTGTTTGTGGTCCTGACGGTAAGCCCGAAGTACGAAAGCCAGATCAACATTGGCGACAAAGTTCTGGTCCGTCGCGTGTTTGCGGACAGTGCGGCACAGGAAGACAACAGCGGTGGCGGTTTTCTGCGTCGCAAGCCTGTTGCAGAAGGCTCCGCGACACCTACTTCTCTGCCAGCCGCGCAAAATGCCCAGACCGACGTAAAGACTTTCGTGGGCGAGATCACTTACATCGGTTCCAGCCAGAAGAATGAGGCGAATCTGATGGAAATTGAAGCCGTCGTCCGAAACGAATTGGCAGGCCCCGGCAAATACTGGCTCCGCGAAGGTGCCAACATCGATGCCGTGATTCTGCCTGCAAAATAG